A genomic stretch from Arachis stenosperma cultivar V10309 chromosome 3, arast.V10309.gnm1.PFL2, whole genome shotgun sequence includes:
- the LOC130965666 gene encoding transcription factor MYB14-like: protein MVRTPHRCEKSGVRKGTWTPEEDSKLIAHLTTFGHPTNWRQLPGAAGLARCGKSCRLRWMNYLRPDVKRGNYTQEEDDTIVKLHNQFGNRWSMIASHLHGRSDNEIKNRWHSQLKKRFQHTSASNSNNHNALIQSTEEEIVNNNATTNEYPYSNLHNTFPASSQSNTYDDFSPLSDFFYTPAVDLAAPFGNNSVLGIDNDDHYANFLDNMVHSSNIVPIGADYVWTQQDYSSPIYETFP from the exons ATGGTGAGAACCCCTCATCGGTGTGAGAAAAGTGGAGTGAGGAAAGGAACATGGACACCTGAGGAAGATTCCAAGTTGATTGCTCATCTCACTACGTTTGGTCACCCCACCAATTGGCGCCAACTACCCGGAGCTGCAG GTCTTGCAAGGTGTGGAAAGAGCTGCAGATTAAGGTGGATGAATTATTTAAGGCCAGATGTGAAAAGAGGGAATTATACACAAGAAGAAGATGACACTATAGTCAAACTACACAATCAGTTTGGTAATAG ATGGTCCATGATTGCGTCTCACTTACATGGAAGATCAGACAACGAGATAAAGAATCGGTGGCACTCCCAACTTAAAAAGCGATTCCAACACACTTCAGCCTCCAATTCAAATAATCATAATGCCTTAATTCAATCAACGGAAGAAGAGATAGTGAATAATAATGCCACTACAAATGAATACCCTTATAGTAATCTTCACAACACTTTTCCAGCTTCTTCTCAAAGCAATACATATGACGATTTTTCTCCATTGAGTGACTTTTTCTACACACCAGCGGTGGATCTTGCTGCACCATTTGGTAATAACTCGGTTTTGGGTATTGATAATGATGATCACTATGCTAATTTCCTGGATAATATGGTACACAGTAGTAACATAGTGCCAATCGGTGCAGATTATGTTTGGACTCAACAGGATTATTCAAGTCCAATCTATGAG ACTTTTCCGTAA